Sequence from the Bacteroidota bacterium genome:
GTTGAGCACCTTCGAATATCACAACAATGGTTTGGACGCCACCTTCAATGCCGACAATATCGGACGTGCCGGCGTAACGGGTCGCACAAGTGATACGGGAAAATTCAAGGTGCCCAGCCTGCGGAATGTCGAAGTTAGCGGCCCCTATATGCACGATGGACGCTTTGCAACCTTGGAGGAAGTCATTGAGCACTACAATTCGGGAATCGTACGTTCTCCAACCCTGTCACCACAGATCAAGCAGCCTGACGGGTTATTTTTGACGGAGCAGGAAAAATCGGATCTCTTGGCCTTTATGAAGTCGTTGACAGATCAGGAATTTCTGACGAATCCAGCGTTTTCAGATCCTAACTAGGTTTACCTACCACATTTTTTCACTGCCGCCTCGACCTCAGCCATTTCCATTTCGCTGAATGCCACGCGGCATTGTTCCATAAATTCCTGATTGGGGTTTTCCTTGTCGGCCTCTTCCAGGCATTTGCAGGTATCTGGGCCGCCGCAACCGCTCGAAAGCAGCAAGAAGGCCAAACCAAGTCCCATCAACAATGGGCCTGCCAAAATTTTCCTCAATCCAGTCGTGCGAGTTTTCATCCGAAGTAAGCTTCGTCTTGGGTGATGCGTGAGAGAATCCAGCCAAATTCGCCGGTGGTGACCTTGCTGTTGCAGAAACTGCAAATGCCACTCATTCCCATATTCACTGGCGCGCCACAGTTGGGGCAGCAGTCGGGGTTGAATTTCTTGTCATCAGATTCGACACCTGTGCGCCGAACGAAGGTCCAATACTCGGAGAAAGCCCTTGGCTTGCGGTTGTTGCCTGCGACGAGCTTCCCGCTTTCGTCGGTCAGGTAATCGAGTACATTGGCAAATATGCGGACGGTGGCAGCCTCGTAATATTTGTCCAAGTCCAACTTCACCAAATGGATGCCCGTGATCGTGAGGTTGTCCAGGTGGTTGATGCGCTTGTGAGCCTTGTAGGTTTCCACCCAATAAAGGTGGGACCTGAACAAGTTGTCGCTCATCAGCGGACGTGCAGGCTCATATTTGCGTTCGGCCCACGAACGGTAAATCGTCTTGAAAATGGGCTCGGCAATTTTTTCCTTGAAGGTTGCCTCATACTCCGTGATGCTCTCGATTTTGTGTTGCTCGACGAAGATACGGCCAAGGTTGCCAAGTCGCGGATCGTAGAGCGTCGGCAGGTTGGTTCCTTGCTCAGGGGCATAGGTGCCTACGACGTCTCCATGTTGTACCTCGCGATGGGCAATGTTGATGGCCATCACAAACCAGGTTTTGCTGCCGGGAGGCACGACGGTTTTGCATTGACTGCATTCGCCGGTGGGACTAAGTTCCAAGCCTGCGCCGCAATTGGGGCATCCCGGTGATTGCAAAGCAGCCGGACTCGGCGAGCATAGCGATGCTTTCCGCGTAAAAAACCAAGTTTCCTGCACCCACCAACGGTTGCTGTGTCCGTCGATGGTCTCCGTATAGTTGGTATCAAAACTAACCGAAATGGTCGTTTCAGCCTCTCCGTCATAAAGATTGACAAAGTCCACGCCATTGATCACCAATTCGGTGACGTCAATCTGGAAATTGCTCTTTGGGGCTGCATTTTCAATGATCTCGTCCTTGAAATAGGGCCTCAAATTGACAACTTCGGCTTTTGTGCGATGGTAATGATATTGGTGGTAGAGATGCTGGGCAAAGTCGAGGAATAGCGTTTGCGAGAATTCCGGATCGCGTTCTTGCCTGAAATCCCAAAGTGCATTGTCGACCTTGCGGCGGTTCCATACCTGCGTTTCTGTTCCAGAATGCGTCGTGATGGTCGTTTCTGGCGCGGCGCGTCGATTGGCATAGATGCGGTACAGTACAATGATCACCAACAACGGAATTCCGATGTAGGGATATCTTACGATCAGGATGATGAGGCCAATCGCATCATCGCCGCCACCACCTCCGCCACCTCCATAAGAACCTCCGCCACCGGAACTGCCTCCACTGGAAGAATGTCCGCCTCCCGGGCGACCCAACAGGTCGGGGGGCAACAGCATCAATGCCACCATTGCCAAAACCGGCAAAAGCCACCACATTCGTTTCAACAGCTGCTTCATTCGATCCATAGTTCGTCGGGCAACTCGTTGATGGGATGGGTGTCGGCTGGAACGTATTTCGCAAAGATCGCTTTGCTCTGCTCCAAGGCCTCCAAAACGGCCGTGGCCGGATCGTCTGCCTTGAACACGGCATTGAATTTGGCCTCAAGCAGTTCCAATTCGTCGGGTGGGATCATGGAAACGATACCTTTGTCGGGCTTCAGAATGGCAATGCGTTCCAGCCAGAAGAATACCAGCAAAATGCCAACCCGTTGGCGGGTTTCGTAGATCTGCGCTTTTTGGAAAATCGCGTTGGCGCGTGATTCTGTGCGTTTTTTCAGCTCTTTTTTCCCCACCAAGGCACGCAGCAAAGGTCGGATCAGCCAAAGCAGTCCTCCGCCGAGCAAGCTCACGCCGAGGGTTTCCAAATAGATATAGACGTACCAGATTTCGTAGGGAATGAAGGTCATGATGCTCAGCACCAAGACTGACAGTATGGCGCCGACAGCGAGATAGTATTCAAGGTAATGCGTGGTGCGCGGCAGGATCGCCACCACCAATTCGGTCCCGGATTCGGTCTCGATCGTTTCTACCTTCTTGCGAAGGTCATTTCTGAAACTGATGTCAAACTTTCGCATGCACTCCTTTTTCCCCTTGAGCAAAGATAACCCGAATGGAAATTAAAACCAGCTTGGAATGGCTAGTTTTTTGGATTTGCCAAAACTAAGCCACGGATTTCACCGTTCGACCTTAAAACAACTCCGTCACAAAGGCATTCCACGGGGGAACCATTACTTTGGAAACCAACTTGATACCTTCTTTTTTCGGTTCAGTCACCTTGCTATCGCCGACGGCTTTAAAGGTGGCGTTGCCTGCCGAATCTTTGGGTTCTACCTTTTGTGCTGCGAAGTCATAGAGCAAGCCCGTCGCCGTGGTTTCATGGGAGGCAAATTGCGTCAAATGGGCCTTGCTGAAGATCTCCTCAGGAATTTCCAGATTCACCCAATAATCTTGTCGGTTGAAGTTGGCCACCACAACAAATGCCGAACTGTCATTGTAGCGCACAAAGGCAAAGACACCCGGCTCGGTGGTGGGCAGAATCATCCTTTCGCCATCGGAAAAAACCTGCTCGGAATGGATGAGATGGAGCAATTTGGTGTAGAATGCGCGTACATCCTGCTGGATTTGATCCAGACCTCCGCCATCAAATTTGCCGCCATTCATCCAAGCCTGATGCGCTGGGACTCCCCAATAGTCAAAAATCGAAGTGCGTCCGTCTTCGCCGCCAAAGCCTTCTGCGCCTTCGCCTTTTTCGCCGCTTTCCTGACCGTTGTAAATCAGGACAGGACCTCCGCCGATGAGCGCGGTCACGGCCATTCCCGGGACTCCCGCCCGTGGATCACCGGCAAAGTCCTTGGCGGCAATGCGTTGCTCGTCATGGTTTTCAAGAAAGCGCAGCATGCTGCCGTCGAATCCTTCGCTTTGCTGCAAGGCTTCCGTGATGCCGGTCACCTTTGCTTCCGGCTTGCCCTCCATCAGCGGACGCACCTTGTCATAAAGCCCGACCTTGTCATAGAGATAGTCAAATCCGCCGGTGACGACGTAGTCTTTGTAGATCGCAGGATTGTAGATTTCAGCGATGAAAACGGTCTTGGGATACTTTTCCTTGACACTTTTGGTCACCCAAGCCCAAAATTCGACGGGGACCATCTCGGCCATGTCGCAGCGGAAACCGTCAACGCCTTTGCCCGCCCAATACAATAAAATGTCCCGCATTTTGGTCCAAGTGCTCGGAACCGGGTCAAAATGTTTGGGCTGATCGGGGGCTTGCATGTCGATCCCATAGTTGAGCTTGGCCGTTTCAAACCAATCGTCGACGGAAGGCGCAGCTTTGAAAACATTGTTGCCGGTGGCTTTTGCGGGAGATTCAGTGAATTTGCCATCTTCACCCGGGGCTTTTTCCTTGCCGAGCGGATCGTATTTGGGAACAACGAACTCTTCGCCCGGCAGGTAATAGAAATTGTTGTTGGGGGCGAAGGGTTTTGTGATGTCGTCACCCTCGCCGAGGTCGGCGACGCCGGCAGGTTTGGCATCGCTGTGGTAGGAGCGTGCGACGTGGTTCGGCACAAAATCGATGATCGCCTGCAACCCTTGCGCATGGGTGCGCTTGAGGAGGGCTTCAAATTCGGCCAAACGTTGTTTGGGATCGTCGGCCAGGGCGGGGGAGACGTCGTAATAGTCTTTGATGGCGTAGGGCGAGCCGAGGCGGCCTTTGACGACATCGGCATCATCGGCGGCGATGCCTGCCCCGGGAAAGGCTGTCGCAGTCGCGTGTTCGAGTACGCCCGTGAACCAGACGTGGGTGATACCCAGATCCTTGAGCGCGATGAGCGCGGAATCGGTGATGCCGTTGAATTTGCCGATACCGTTTTCCTCAAGGGTGCCCCACGTTTTGCGGGTGGTATTGGTATTGCTGAAATGCCTGACCATCAGCTGATAAATAATCGGTTTGACGGGTATTGTTTTCACAGTGTCTTGTGTTGCATTCTGATTGAGGTCGCTTGAGTTTGTCGCAGGGTTACAACCCACCGATAATAACACAGCCAAAATCACGCAGATCGAATATTGAAACCTTTTGCACATATAAATAAGAGAGGTGTTGAGCCAGCAAGCTACGAAAAAAGGGAAAAATGATTTTGGATTCGGGCTTGTAATCGTAGTCTTGTCCTGCTATCTTCGTAGAACGTTCCTTGAAGCAAAGGCGGCTTGCCGCCTCAATGATAAAGCCCACACTCGTGCCCGACATTGAATCGCCTCCTACAAATTTTTCACTAGGCGACCAACTCAGGAGACTTAGAGCGGACCGCACCCGAGCAATCGGGACAACCGAAAGGTAACAGCGGATGGTCGAGGTCGCCGGCGTCGCCTTCCATGTCTTAAAGGGGGGCCGTTTAGGTTCCAGGTACTTGTGTGGGATTTTTGTTTTTGGTCGTCAAGGTTTTCGTCCAATCCGGGCTGAGGAAGCACAACCGCTTGGAACTGAAATCAACCGCTTGGCTTATTTCAAGTCCATCCGGTGCCAACTAGAAGCTGTACCCTTCGGCAAACCTCAACGGTCAGACGCGTAAGAAGTTTTGAGATTGCCTTGAACCGGATTGGGGGTAATGGCGAGGTTTTTTTCTTTCTTTTCACCATTTGAATTCTTTTCAGTTTGCTCGCGACCACTTTGGAGCATCTGATCGATGTAAAGGCGCAAATTCTGAGATTCGCCATTGTGTGGACGCATTCTCACATTTGGACCATTCTTGATTTGCAGATCAAAGCCTTGATCAAAATAGACGATTCCGCGCACTGATTCCCAAGAAATGGAGCGTTTTTGAAATGCGTATACCCGATAGCGTATGCCTTGGGAATCAAAATAGGCGTAGTGTCGAGGGTCGATCAGTGGTTGCAAAAGGCCAATGCCAATCAATCCATAGCAGAAGTACTGCATGGGGGTATGAAATGGGCTATAAGACAGCATGGTGGATGCGGTTGTCAGCCAAAGAAGCGCAAGGCCGCCAAGGGAGATCAGCAAGCCTGGCAAATACCTAAGGTGATGTCGCCATCTTTTTGGGACGGTAAACCCTGCCATCAATAGCAAACCTGCCCCAATTGTCACGAGATTTTGCGTCAAATGGCCTTGGACATGCTCGTATTCGCGGAGAGCATTGCCGATCAAAAAGATGCCTACAACAGCTTGTGCCCACACATAAGCTTTTGTAGTACCTGATTTGAGGTACACTTTTAATCCGTTCATTTAACTACTTCGCAAAGCGAACAATTTAGTATCTAATTACTTTTTCCCGACTCAATTTACGAAACATTCATACCAAGCCAAATAAAATGCTGAATTATTGAAGTCATCCGATGGTTCTGACTTGAATGGGATCAATTCTTACATCTTTCATTGCTCGCATGTAAGGCATTTGTCCATTCTCTAAGCAAAATGTGCTATATGTTTGGGTTTGAGGCTACCTGAATCGATTTAGGACATGCGTTTTGGACGCAAAGTGACAAATCTAGGGTGTTAGTCGGCCGAATGTTCTCATTTTGCCTTCGACTTTCTGCAAGGTAGCTTTATTCTTATCAGGGGCGGGTTGGATCGCCTCTGACCATGATTTCCTTTTTCGCTTTTTCTATTCCCCGGAACCATCCGGGGACGGTGAACTATTGACGTTACGCACGATGAAAACAAGAGTACTTTTCTGTCTGTTTTGCGCTTGCTTGGTCGCTGCCGGGTCATTTGGTCAAGGGGTCAATCTCATTGCAAATGGAGATTTTGAAAACATCGGAAGTCATCCTATTGGCCCGGGCGAACTGGACAATTCGATCAAATGGGCCAATTGCAATGGCAATACAGCCTTTCCTTATGGCACGCCCGATCTATTTACCGCCGGCGGGTCTGGGGGTGCTCAATGGCCCAATACTTTTGCGGGAACGGTAGTGCCTCAATCAGGGACCGTACTCGCCGGGTTTATCACCAGCAATTTCTTTGTGCCTGATTTTCGCGAATACGTCAGCTATCATCTGGAAGGTCCCATGATCCCGGGAGAAACATATACCGTGTCTTTTTGGCTCACCAATGGCTCTGCCAATTGGTACGGTGGCCGGGGATCCAACAACATCGGCGCCGCTTTTACTTTGGCTTCTCCTGCCCAGGCGTTGCATGAGCCCCTGCTTTCCGTCGCGCCACAACTTGAACTTACAAGTATCATCCACCATATCGATTGGCAACAATACACCTTTACTTTCTCGCCTTCCCAGGCATTTGAACACCTGACGATCGGCAACTTCCGGGATGATGCCAACACAAGCATTGGCACTTTTACTCCTGGATCGGGAGTGGCCTACTACTTCATTGATAATGTTACCGTGACCGCTGTGGCCCCACTGCCGGTAGCAATCCTCGATTTGCATCAAATCGATAACCATGCTAAAATGGAGTTGGCTTGGACTTTGCCACAATCCATCGTTGGTGATGCGCTGCAACTTGAGCGCTCCATGGATCAGAAGGATTTTGTTTTGGTGGAGGATTTTGGGCGCGTCGATGCGCCTGAATTGGCGACGCATTTTGTGGACGAGGACGCATTGCCGGGACGCCCGTACTTCTACAGGCTACGTGATGTCAATGCCAACGGTGCTGTCACCTACTCCAACACGGTTTACGCCGAGTTTGGTGAGCCAAAGGGATTCATTGCTGGCAATGTTTATCCCAGTCCGGCCCAAGACCTCTTTGCGCTCGAATTTACTGCGTTGGCGAATGGTGACCTGAACATGCGGCTTTTTGATACTGCAGGTCGGTTGATGGATGCGCAAACCCAGTCATTGGTCGCTGGTCAGCAAAGCAACGCCTATACCTTGCCGGAAGGTTTGGCTGCCGGCATCTACCATATCGTGTTTGACTTTGCCGGCGAAGCGTTTTCGCGCAAGGTGGTTGTTTCCGAATCGAAATAGAAGGTCTGCAAACATCAGTTTCCGGTCTTGCGGCGCCAAGCGGCACGTAACACGACCACACGGTCATAACTTTTGATGCCGCCTTGCACACCCTGTGCATTGAGGTAGGCATTGTTGACTTTGTTCCCCAATTCTGAAATTTTGCCGTGGTAGCGCTGATAGTTATTGTAATTGGCCTTCAAGTCGGCTTTGATTCCCGGGTCCATCGTGGCCACGAGCATTTTTGACATGAGTGGATCCACCTCACCCAAGGCGTTTACCAGATGACCCCAATAGCCGATTTGTCCCGAATAGCGCACAAATGGATCGTCGCTGAGTCCGCAGGCGACCATGCCGATGAAGTTGCAGGTGCCTTCGTCGCCAAATCCGCAAGCATGGGACATCTCGTGGGCCATCGTGAAGGGGATTTTTTGCGGAGTTTGAGCTCCCGTGACATTGCCTTCGCCTGTAAAAGGATTGTAAATACCGGAAATTCCGATGCGTAGCATCCATCCACCAGGTTGGATCATCCTTCCCCGGATGCGGCCGTGCATCGGGTAGCCCATCTTGGCCATCGCCTTTCCGACACATGTGCGCACTTCATCCTCCAGGTTTGCGGGCAACATTTCCCGGTTCACGGAATCCGCGGTGATTCCCGGAATCGAGGCGCGGTCCAATTCGGCCAATCTCCCTGCCCATTCAGCCTCCAAACAGAGTGTTTCGACATCCAGCGAATCCAGTTGCAGGCCCAAGTGTTGCTCAATGGGAACCCGTTTGTAGTTGAATCCCCAGAGAACGAAGAAAAAAAACAAGGCTGCGCCGGCAAATCCAAAAATGTTTGTGGCTGCCTTTTGCAGTCTTTTTTTGATCGGCAACTTGGGCTGTCGACGGTTGCGCACCACTTTTCGGATCCAGTAGGCAATGATTCCAATGATCAGCAAATAGGAAAACGGAAACGGACACCAGCCGATGGTATAGTCCAGCAAATAACGTACGCCGACGAAAAAACCCTTCGAATAAACGCTTTCGACCACATTGGGCATCCATCCGGCAAGGATTCGCAGGAACAAAACCAACAATCCAAGGCAGGCAAAAATCCCTGAACGGGTACGAAGGGCGGCAATGAGGGTCCTAAATTGCATTTCCAGGCAAACAACCTTTTCGCAACGAAGTTAAGCAAACATGGAGAAGCGATGGTCCAAGGAATCGGAAAGAATGGGGTCCCCGCAGCAAAACTTAGCGGATACTTGTATTTCATTCCTTGACATTCGTTTTTTCCAAACCTAACTTTGGCCGGTCTAAGTAATGTGGTGACAGGAGTCATTTCCACGTATTATGAAAAAATTACTATCGACTTTTTCTTACTCAATCGGGAAAAAGATGGTCATGGGTCTCACAGGACTCTTTTTGATCGTATTTCTGGTTGTGCACTTGATTGGTAACTTGTTGTTGCTCAGTGGACCTGCAGCATTCAATCAGTATGCCGAGTTCATGGCTACGAGCCCGCTCATCCGTGCATCGGAGTTTATCTTGTTTGGCGGACTGATCTTCCACATCGTGGATGGTTTGAGGCTCAAGATGCAAAACGCCAAGGCACGCCCAGTGGGCTATGCGGTAAGCAGCGGCACCAAAAATGCCAGTTGGTTCAGCAAAAACATGGCGATGACGGGGTCCGTACTCCTTATTTTCCTTATTCTTCACCTGATTTCCTTCTTTCTCAAGGCGCGCTTTGGGGTGGATGTGAATTTTGGCGTGGATTCCGGGAAGTGGGAAGGCCCTTGGGTCGGAACCGCTGAATATGGGCTCCATCCGGAGAATACTTACAGCTTGTGGCACAAAACCGCTTGGCTGTTCAGCATTCCTTGGTATGCCGCGCTCAACATCGTCGCGATGATCGCCGTGATGATGCACTTGCTGCATGGATTCCAGAGTGCCTTTCAGACCCTTGGTTTGAACCATCCGAAGTACACGCCCCTGATCAAGGCTTTGGGCTACGGCTACGCCGTGCTCGTGCCTGCAGGATTCTGCGTCATTCCAATCGCATTCTTGATCAACCCAATACACGGATAAGCTATGAGTCTGGATAAGAAAGATAAGCTTGATTCCAAAATTCCGCACGGCCCGTTGGTCGACAAATGGTCGGAATACAAAGGTCACGTACCGCTCGTGAGCCCTGCCAATAAGCTCAAGCTCGACATCATCGTCGTGGGCACGGGTTTGGCTGGCGCTTCAGCAGCAGCGAGCTTGGCCGAATTGGGTTACAATGTCAAGGCATTTTGCTTTCAGGATAGCGCCCGTCGCGCGCACTCGATTGCTGCCCAAGGCGGTATCAATGCTGCCAAAAACTACAGAAATGACGGCGATAGCACCTATCGTCTGTTTTATGATACCATCAAAGGCGGTGACTACCGTGCCCGCGAAGGCAACGTCTTCCGCCTTGCAGAGGTGAGCGCAGCCATCATCGACCAATGCGTCGCCCAAGGCGTGCCCTTTGCCCGCGAATACGGCGGCTTGCTCGACAACCGCTCCTTCGGTGGGGTTCAGGTGAGCCGTACGTTTTATGCCCGTGGTCAAACCGGACAGCAATTGTTGCTCGGCGCCTACTCTGCCCTCGCCCGCCAAGTCGGCGCCGGCAAGGTCAAGATGTACAACCGCCACGAGCTCATGGACATCGTCAAGATCGACGGCGTCGCCCGCGGCATCATTGCCCGCAACTTGGTCACCGGCGAAGTCGAGCGCCATGGCGCCCATGCCGTCCTGCTCTGCACCGGCGGCTATGGCAACGTGTTCTTCTTGAGCACCAATGCCATGGGCAGCAACGTGAGTGCCGCTTGGAAGGCTCACAAACGCGGCGCATTCTTCGGAAATCCCTGCTTCGTGCAGATTCACCCGACTTGCATTCCCGTTTCAGGCGACTACCAAAGCAAGCTCACGCTCATGTCGGAGTCCTTGCGCAACGACGGCCGTGTTTGGGTGCCCAAAGCCAAGGGCGACAAACGCAAACCTGTCGACATTCCAGAAGAGGAAAGAGACTATTATTTGGAGCGCCGCTATCCTGCCTTCGGCAACTTGGTGCCGCGTGACGTGGCAAGCCGTGCTGCCAAAAAGGTTTGCGACGAAGGTTATGGCGTAGGCCCATCCGGCTTGGCCGTGAACCTCGACTTTGCAACAGCGATCAAACGTTTGGGCAAGGATGTCGTGGCCGAGCGCTATGGCAACCTCTTCGAAATGTATGAGAAGATCACCGGCGAAGATCCTTATCAGACGCCGATGCGCATCTATCCCGCGATCCACTACACGATGGGCGGACTCTGGGTCGACTACGAATTGAGCACCACCGTTCCGGGTTTGTATGCCTTGGGCGAAGCGAATTTCAGCGACCATGGCGCCAACCGTTTGGGTGCTTCGGCACTCATGCAGGGCTTGGCGGATGGTTATTTTGTGATTCCTTACACGATTGGCAACTTCTTGAGCACGCAGATTCGCACGCCCAAGATCGACACCAATCAGAAGGAATTTGCCGACGCTGAAAAAGAAGTTGTGGACCGCATCAACCGTTTGATGAGCATCAAAGGGACGCTGTCGGTCGATGATTTGCACAAACGTCTCGGCAAAGTGATGTGGGACGAATGCGGGATGTCGCGCAGCGAAGAAGGTTTGCGCAAAGCCCGCCGCGAAATCGCACAGATCAAGGAAGATTTCTGGAAGCATCTGCGCATTCCAGGGGATTCCAAGAGCTTCAATCCCGAATTGGACAAGGCCGGCCGCGTGGCTGACTTCATCGAGTTGGGCCAATTGATGGTCGAGGATGCCCTTCACCGCCTCGAAAGCTGTGGGGGTCACTTCCGCGAAGAGTATCAAACGCCGGATGGTGAAACCCTGCGCGATGATCAGAATTTCAAATATGTCGCTGCTTGGGAATACATGGGCGAAGGATTGGATCCGCAGCTGCACAAGGAAGACCTTATTTATGAGGAAGTCGAGATCAAGGATAGGAGCTACAAATAAGCGAAGTCTATGAAACTGACACTGAAAGTCTGGAGACAGAAAAATAATCAAGACAAAGGCGGCTTTGAGACCTATCAGCTCGATGGGGTAAGTGAGCACATGTCATTTTTGGAAATGATGGATGTGCTGAATGAGAAGCTCATCAAGGATGGTAAGGATCCTGTTGCCTTTGACCATGATTGCCGTGAAGGCATCTGTGGCGCTTGCAGCATGGTCATCGACGGGCGGCCGCATGGTCCCAACGACCTTACTACCACCTGCCAACTTCACATGCGCTATTACAAAAATGGCGATACGATCACGATCGAGCCATTCCGGGCCAAGGCGTTCCCTGTCGTCAAGGATTTGGTCGTGGACCGAGGTTCTTTTGACAGGATCATCAACGCCGGGGGTTACATTTCGGTGAGCACGGGTCAGGCCGTGGAGGCGAATTCGTTGCCGGTTCCGAAGCACGATGCCGATGAGGCAATGGATGCAGCGACCTGTATCGGTTGTGGAGCTTGCGTTGCAAGCTGCGTCAATGCCTCGGCGATGCTGTTTGTAAGTGCGAAGATCGCCCACCTAGCTTTGTTGCCGCAAGGCAAGCCTGAGCGTGACCTGCGCGTGCAGAAAATGGTGGAGCAGATGGATGCAGAAGGCTTCGGCAATTGCTCCAACACGGGCGCCTGTGCCGTAGAATGCCCCAAAGGCATTTCTTTGAGCAATATCGCCAAGCTCAACCGCGAGTTTTACCGCTCCAAGCTCGCTTCCAAATTGTGAAACAAAACCCCTGACGGGTAGCCGAAGGCGGGAAGTGTTACCCGTTTTCATTTCTAAAGAATTGAAATCTAGGAAAGAATGAAAAGAATAGCCT
This genomic interval carries:
- a CDS encoding fumarate reductase/succinate dehydrogenase flavoprotein subunit; translated protein: MSLDKKDKLDSKIPHGPLVDKWSEYKGHVPLVSPANKLKLDIIVVGTGLAGASAAASLAELGYNVKAFCFQDSARRAHSIAAQGGINAAKNYRNDGDSTYRLFYDTIKGGDYRAREGNVFRLAEVSAAIIDQCVAQGVPFAREYGGLLDNRSFGGVQVSRTFYARGQTGQQLLLGAYSALARQVGAGKVKMYNRHELMDIVKIDGVARGIIARNLVTGEVERHGAHAVLLCTGGYGNVFFLSTNAMGSNVSAAWKAHKRGAFFGNPCFVQIHPTCIPVSGDYQSKLTLMSESLRNDGRVWVPKAKGDKRKPVDIPEEERDYYLERRYPAFGNLVPRDVASRAAKKVCDEGYGVGPSGLAVNLDFATAIKRLGKDVVAERYGNLFEMYEKITGEDPYQTPMRIYPAIHYTMGGLWVDYELSTTVPGLYALGEANFSDHGANRLGASALMQGLADGYFVIPYTIGNFLSTQIRTPKIDTNQKEFADAEKEVVDRINRLMSIKGTLSVDDLHKRLGKVMWDECGMSRSEEGLRKARREIAQIKEDFWKHLRIPGDSKSFNPELDKAGRVADFIELGQLMVEDALHRLESCGGHFREEYQTPDGETLRDDQNFKYVAAWEYMGEGLDPQLHKEDLIYEEVEIKDRSYK
- a CDS encoding T9SS type A sorting domain-containing protein gives rise to the protein MKTRVLFCLFCACLVAAGSFGQGVNLIANGDFENIGSHPIGPGELDNSIKWANCNGNTAFPYGTPDLFTAGGSGGAQWPNTFAGTVVPQSGTVLAGFITSNFFVPDFREYVSYHLEGPMIPGETYTVSFWLTNGSANWYGGRGSNNIGAAFTLASPAQALHEPLLSVAPQLELTSIIHHIDWQQYTFTFSPSQAFEHLTIGNFRDDANTSIGTFTPGSGVAYYFIDNVTVTAVAPLPVAILDLHQIDNHAKMELAWTLPQSIVGDALQLERSMDQKDFVLVEDFGRVDAPELATHFVDEDALPGRPYFYRLRDVNANGAVTYSNTVYAEFGEPKGFIAGNVYPSPAQDLFALEFTALANGDLNMRLFDTAGRLMDAQTQSLVAGQQSNAYTLPEGLAAGIYHIVFDFAGEAFSRKVVVSESK
- a CDS encoding DUF3810 domain-containing protein, whose translation is MQFRTLIAALRTRSGIFACLGLLVLFLRILAGWMPNVVESVYSKGFFVGVRYLLDYTIGWCPFPFSYLLIIGIIAYWIRKVVRNRRQPKLPIKKRLQKAATNIFGFAGAALFFFFVLWGFNYKRVPIEQHLGLQLDSLDVETLCLEAEWAGRLAELDRASIPGITADSVNREMLPANLEDEVRTCVGKAMAKMGYPMHGRIRGRMIQPGGWMLRIGISGIYNPFTGEGNVTGAQTPQKIPFTMAHEMSHACGFGDEGTCNFIGMVACGLSDDPFVRYSGQIGYWGHLVNALGEVDPLMSKMLVATMDPGIKADLKANYNNYQRYHGKISELGNKVNNAYLNAQGVQGGIKSYDRVVVLRAAWRRKTGN
- a CDS encoding TIM44-like domain-containing protein; the encoded protein is MKQLLKRMWWLLPVLAMVALMLLPPDLLGRPGGGHSSSGGSSGGGGSYGGGGGGGGDDAIGLIILIVRYPYIGIPLLVIIVLYRIYANRRAAPETTITTHSGTETQVWNRRKVDNALWDFRQERDPEFSQTLFLDFAQHLYHQYHYHRTKAEVVNLRPYFKDEIIENAAPKSNFQIDVTELVINGVDFVNLYDGEAETTISVSFDTNYTETIDGHSNRWWVQETWFFTRKASLCSPSPAALQSPGCPNCGAGLELSPTGECSQCKTVVPPGSKTWFVMAINIAHREVQHGDVVGTYAPEQGTNLPTLYDPRLGNLGRIFVEQHKIESITEYEATFKEKIAEPIFKTIYRSWAERKYEPARPLMSDNLFRSHLYWVETYKAHKRINHLDNLTITGIHLVKLDLDKYYEAATVRIFANVLDYLTDESGKLVAGNNRKPRAFSEYWTFVRRTGVESDDKKFNPDCCPNCGAPVNMGMSGICSFCNSKVTTGEFGWILSRITQDEAYFG
- a CDS encoding succinate dehydrogenase/fumarate reductase iron-sulfur subunit: MKLTLKVWRQKNNQDKGGFETYQLDGVSEHMSFLEMMDVLNEKLIKDGKDPVAFDHDCREGICGACSMVIDGRPHGPNDLTTTCQLHMRYYKNGDTITIEPFRAKAFPVVKDLVVDRGSFDRIINAGGYISVSTGQAVEANSLPVPKHDADEAMDAATCIGCGACVASCVNASAMLFVSAKIAHLALLPQGKPERDLRVQKMVEQMDAEGFGNCSNTGACAVECPKGISLSNIAKLNREFYRSKLASKL
- a CDS encoding succinate dehydrogenase cytochrome b subunit, whose amino-acid sequence is MKKLLSTFSYSIGKKMVMGLTGLFLIVFLVVHLIGNLLLLSGPAAFNQYAEFMATSPLIRASEFILFGGLIFHIVDGLRLKMQNAKARPVGYAVSSGTKNASWFSKNMAMTGSVLLIFLILHLISFFLKARFGVDVNFGVDSGKWEGPWVGTAEYGLHPENTYSLWHKTAWLFSIPWYAALNIVAMIAVMMHLLHGFQSAFQTLGLNHPKYTPLIKALGYGYAVLVPAGFCVIPIAFLINPIHG
- a CDS encoding alpha-amylase, translating into MCKRFQYSICVILAVLLSVGCNPATNSSDLNQNATQDTVKTIPVKPIIYQLMVRHFSNTNTTRKTWGTLEENGIGKFNGITDSALIALKDLGITHVWFTGVLEHATATAFPGAGIAADDADVVKGRLGSPYAIKDYYDVSPALADDPKQRLAEFEALLKRTHAQGLQAIIDFVPNHVARSYHSDAKPAGVADLGEGDDITKPFAPNNNFYYLPGEEFVVPKYDPLGKEKAPGEDGKFTESPAKATGNNVFKAAPSVDDWFETAKLNYGIDMQAPDQPKHFDPVPSTWTKMRDILLYWAGKGVDGFRCDMAEMVPVEFWAWVTKSVKEKYPKTVFIAEIYNPAIYKDYVVTGGFDYLYDKVGLYDKVRPLMEGKPEAKVTGITEALQQSEGFDGSMLRFLENHDEQRIAAKDFAGDPRAGVPGMAVTALIGGGPVLIYNGQESGEKGEGAEGFGGEDGRTSIFDYWGVPAHQAWMNGGKFDGGGLDQIQQDVRAFYTKLLHLIHSEQVFSDGERMILPTTEPGVFAFVRYNDSSAFVVVANFNRQDYWVNLEIPEEIFSKAHLTQFASHETTATGLLYDFAAQKVEPKDSAGNATFKAVGDSKVTEPKKEGIKLVSKVMVPPWNAFVTELF